A stretch of DNA from Myxococcota bacterium:
GTTTTAAATTTTGCCTAAAATTTAGGGATTTAGAGTTTAAGCCGCTTTCCGCCAATACAAAACCCATAAGGAAGCAAGGACCAGAGCGCCAATCGCTGTATGCATAGCTACTACATGAGCATGACGCAAGGTAGCAACCGTCAAAAGTCCGAGTGCAACCTGAAAAATCACTAAGATCAGTGGCATAGCTGCCCATTTGGTTGTTCGAATTTGAGCAAAACACACCCATCCAATCACCCCAACCAGACAATAACCGATAATCCGATGCAACATGTGAAGTTGCCCCAGGTGCCATTCAGGCCAGAAGGTAGGACCGCAAGATAACCAGTCATTCCCGCAAGCCATGCCCGCACCCACGTGTCTTATTAATCCACCCAATAAAATTTGGACAAACACCAAGTGAAAAGCGAGCAAAAATCCCGCCCGGCCAGGCCCCCGAGCCGCCTGACCACCCAAACGCATGCTGAGATAGATCAACAGACAAAAAAAGCTCATGGCCAAAACGAGATGCAAAGTGGACAAAGCTGCGTTCAAACCAAGCAAAACCGTCACACCACCCAAAGTCCCTTGCAGCGCCACGGTGAACACAGCAACGATCGCCAAAATGCGACTTACTCGATCGGTCTTAGGAGAAAGCCAGATCATCACCGCTAAGATCACAGTTAAAAGGCCAACGCCGCTCGCCCAAAGACGGTGCCCGTGCTCGTATAAAACGCCGCCCTTCATTACGGGAAACAGCTCACCATTACAGGTAGGCACAAAATACCAATCAGGGCATGCTAAAGAAGCGCCCATGGGGTTTACCAGACCCCCAATGACAAGTAGAATCCATGTCGCCGTCACCACGACCCAGGAAAATTTAGAAATATTCATATGCCAAAAAACTACCCATTAGACTCACAAATGCAAGCCCTCTTACACTTTGAGGATGTGGAGATTTACGCAAGAAATCCCAGCTCTTATCTGGAAGTTAAGAGCGGGAAACTATTTAGAGATAACGTCGTGATTGGGGATGCGCTTGAGCTTTCAAAAGCGCTTGAGCTTGCGCCGTCGAAAAATTTTTTTCCGGCGTGGGTAGGATTTATTGGTTATGAGTATGCACGGCATTTTGGGCTCGTGACACATGAGCCGGATGGTAATTTTCCGGAAGCGGCGTTTATGCTGTTTGATGGGCCCAGCCAGCGTGGCGCTGAGCCCTTTCCCGATTTTGCCGAGGCAAAATCTCCCTCTCCCACGATTGGGAGAGGGGAATTTATGCGTTCTGTTACGCTTATCCAAGAAGAAATTCGTGCGGGGGATGTTTATCAGGTCAATTTGACTCGGCAGTTTGAAGTATCTCAGCGATCGATCGATCCTTTTACTTTCTATAACTACCTCAAAACAAACAATCCGAGTCCGTTCATGGGCATTCTGCAAGGTCCAGATTGGTCCATCGTATCTGGTAGTCCAGAACGGCTGTTTCGCCTGCAAAATGGCACCATCTCCACGCAGCCCATCGCTGGTACCAAACCCAATATTCCTGGTGCGCGTGAACAACTGTTGAGTAACCCCAAAGAACTCGCTGAACATGCCATGTTGGTCGATTTAATGCGGAACGATCTGGCGCGAATTTGCAAAACAGGCTCTGTCAAAGTTCCCAAGCCTTTCGATATCGAAGCTTACCGCCACGTGCTGCATCTCGTCTCAACGGTCACCGGTGAAACCGACGCACCCTTGGGCGATATCATGTGCGCCATCTTTCCCGGTGGAACCATTACCGGCGCTCCTAAAGAAAGCGCGATGCAATCGATCGCCCGGCATGAACTCATTCCACGCGGGCCCTATACCGGCTCGTTTGGCTACGTATCCTCGGGCCACGGTGTCGATTTCAACATTCTCATCCGCAGCTTGTTCATTGGGAGAAATAAAACTTATTTCTCCGCAGGCGCCGGCATTGTCATCGGCAGCGATCCTCAGTCTGAGCTAGAAGAAACCGAGCACAAAGTCGCGCAATTCCGAAATTTTGCATAATCTGTTGCAAGCTGCCATGTTGGTTAAGCAAAAAGGAGCAACTGATGAAAAATCTAATTATGTCATTTTTTCTAATATCAATTACCGCCATGGCAGCTGTACCGGGTCAAACGGCAAGATTTCCACAGTTCGCTAATAAAGACGTGGATGTCTGGAAAACAGTCATCGAGCCGGGCCAGGCCCTAACCATGCATCGGTTCAATCACTCCTACATCCTGGTTCCGCTAACAGATGTGAAACTAAAAGTAACCAACAAGAAAGGTGTTGTAACCCATGTGGAATGGAAAAAAGGCACTGCCTACTCTATGCCTGCAGACAAAGCAGGGGAATTTCATACAGACCACAACGAAGGCAGCACGACCATGGAAATGATGGTCATCCAAATGAAGAAATAGCATCTTCACTTAACGATTTTAGTCGGGCTACCATGATATATATAAGACATGGTAGACCCACTCAACCGCGCCAACTTCCCGGAAGTCCGTTTCTCAACAGCCGAGAAACCCGCCCTTGGATACTCCGAATACGACCGAACCATGCAGCAAGAACGAGCTGGTAGCCAACCTGCAGCGCAGTCGAAGTTTCCCAACTGGATTCAAAGCATCACAAATAAGTTCAAACAATGGTATCGCGGTGATACAGCGTTAATGAAGGCTGCGAATAGAGGCGACCTTGAGGCGGTAAAGCATCTTGTAGAATCTTCACCTTCGACAATTTGTCAAACCAATAGAAACGGCACGAACGCATTAATCGCTGCAGCTGGCAAAGGTCATCAAGAAATCGTTAAGCTATTGCTCTCAAAGATGCCTGCCCCTGAAATCGTCAAAGCAAATCGATTTGGCACCACGCCCCTTATTGCTGCCGCAAGCAACACTAATAGCCAAATTCTCAAAGCTATTATGGAGCGCATGACCCCAAAACAAATTTCTCACGTGAATAGCCACGGAGATACCGCCCTTAAAGTGGCACTCCAAAAAGAGCACTACGAATTAGCAATCCAACTAATCCTGGCTGCAGAACATCAAGAAGTGAGGCAGCTTGCTCCCCTAGACTATTCAGTTGACATCCAGGGAGCCATCAAAACAAAGTTAAGGCGCCCAGACATGGACGAACATACGATTTAACATCAAGCCAATTCAATCAATGCAGCAGCACCCATGCCGCCACCAATACACATGGCGCATACGCCGTAGCGTTGGTTGCGGCGCTTCATTTCACGCAGGATGGTCGCCACCTGGCGAGCACCCGTACACCCAAGCGGATGGCCTAAGGCAATCGCGCCACCGTTTGGATTCACG
This window harbors:
- a CDS encoding COX15/CtaA family protein, yielding MNISKFSWVVVTATWILLVIGGLVNPMGASLACPDWYFVPTCNGELFPVMKGGVLYEHGHRLWASGVGLLTVILAVMIWLSPKTDRVSRILAIVAVFTVALQGTLGGVTVLLGLNAALSTLHLVLAMSFFCLLIYLSMRLGGQAARGPGRAGFLLAFHLVFVQILLGGLIRHVGAGMACGNDWLSCGPTFWPEWHLGQLHMLHRIIGYCLVGVIGWVCFAQIRTTKWAAMPLILVIFQVALGLLTVATLRHAHVVAMHTAIGALVLASLWVLYWRKAA
- a CDS encoding anthranilate synthase component I family protein, encoding MQALLHFEDVEIYARNPSSYLEVKSGKLFRDNVVIGDALELSKALELAPSKNFFPAWVGFIGYEYARHFGLVTHEPDGNFPEAAFMLFDGPSQRGAEPFPDFAEAKSPSPTIGRGEFMRSVTLIQEEIRAGDVYQVNLTRQFEVSQRSIDPFTFYNYLKTNNPSPFMGILQGPDWSIVSGSPERLFRLQNGTISTQPIAGTKPNIPGAREQLLSNPKELAEHAMLVDLMRNDLARICKTGSVKVPKPFDIEAYRHVLHLVSTVTGETDAPLGDIMCAIFPGGTITGAPKESAMQSIARHELIPRGPYTGSFGYVSSGHGVDFNILIRSLFIGRNKTYFSAGAGIVIGSDPQSELEETEHKVAQFRNFA
- a CDS encoding ankyrin repeat domain-containing protein — translated: MVDPLNRANFPEVRFSTAEKPALGYSEYDRTMQQERAGSQPAAQSKFPNWIQSITNKFKQWYRGDTALMKAANRGDLEAVKHLVESSPSTICQTNRNGTNALIAAAGKGHQEIVKLLLSKMPAPEIVKANRFGTTPLIAAASNTNSQILKAIMERMTPKQISHVNSHGDTALKVALQKEHYELAIQLILAAEHQEVRQLAPLDYSVDIQGAIKTKLRRPDMDEHTI